A stretch of the Marivirga tractuosa DSM 4126 genome encodes the following:
- a CDS encoding lysylphosphatidylglycerol synthase domain-containing protein, with translation MLLFLYEKISEDIDGFVSAFRLFSNNISLVFLVILLMPFNWWIEVLKWKYSIQPITQIPFSTATVGVLAGIALGFVTPHAVGDYFAKVFSLSHHNRKRALGLILISRMMQMLPTAIFGLIAFYIFSSRNIGKHDIPFSFSFPILSLLGLVLVVLLVIMFLHRNHPKIQDYVMPVRKMGVKLVSLLAGLSVVRYLIFSAQFLILLSVLGLKINLFMQFMGVAFMFLAKSILPTFNFLSDLGIREFSVALFFESMELEVAPIIASGLILWLINIALPAFIGLFFIPKLKLKNT, from the coding sequence CTTTTTAGTAATAATATTAGCCTTGTATTTCTGGTAATTCTTTTGATGCCCTTCAATTGGTGGATAGAAGTATTAAAATGGAAATACTCTATTCAGCCCATTACTCAAATTCCCTTTTCAACTGCCACTGTGGGTGTATTAGCTGGGATTGCATTAGGTTTTGTAACCCCTCACGCTGTGGGTGACTATTTCGCAAAAGTATTTTCCCTAAGTCACCATAATAGAAAACGAGCACTAGGTCTTATCTTGATTTCCAGAATGATGCAAATGCTGCCCACTGCTATTTTTGGTTTAATTGCCTTCTATATTTTTTCTAGTAGAAATATAGGCAAACACGATATACCGTTCTCATTTTCATTTCCAATTTTAAGCTTATTGGGTTTGGTTTTAGTAGTTCTATTAGTCATCATGTTTTTGCATAGAAATCATCCAAAAATTCAGGACTATGTAATGCCAGTACGAAAGATGGGGGTTAAATTAGTAAGCCTTTTAGCTGGGTTATCGGTTGTAAGGTATCTAATTTTTAGTGCCCAATTTTTAATTTTGTTGTCAGTATTGGGTTTGAAAATCAATTTATTCATGCAGTTTATGGGGGTAGCTTTTATGTTTTTGGCAAAATCAATATTACCCACTTTCAATTTCTTAAGTGATTTAGGCATAAGAGAGTTTAGCGTAGCTTTGTTTTTTGAGAGTATGGAACTGGAGGTAGCACCCATTATAGCCTCAGGATTAATACTGTGGTTGATCAATATTGCATTACCTGCTTTTATAGGGCTTTTTTTCATTCCAAAGCTTAAATTGAAGAACACATGA